The following proteins are co-located in the Camelina sativa cultivar DH55 chromosome 12, Cs, whole genome shotgun sequence genome:
- the LOC109128047 gene encoding uncharacterized acetyltransferase At3g50280-like, with protein sequence MASSFPICVISSSIVRPEKVHHSGREKIHLTPHDLDLLYVFYPQRGILFPKHNSDNQIIPGLKASLSTALEIYFPLAGRLVKVNNHEDNTLSVYIDCDGSGAKFVHAKAESVSVNDVLQSSYGSVTNFISLFFPANNAESHDALVSEPLLALQVTEIKNGVFISFGYNHLVADGSSFWSFFHTWSKICLNGSVSNIKTLVLRNCFLDTIDYPVHIPVSEMETPPRCKTTTKERIFHFSKNKIQDLKEKANNEIGTIFPKISSLQAVVAYLWLSIISHSGLNREEETQCKVAADMRQRLNPPLKKECFGNVIDL encoded by the exons ATGGCTTCAAGTTTTCCTATATGCGTTATCTCATCAAGCATTGTACGACCCGAAAAAGTACACCACTCCGGTCGTGAAAAGATCCATCTAACTCCTCATGATCTCGACCTTCTCTATGTTTTCTATCCTCAAAGAGGTATCCTCTTCCCCAAACACAACTCAGATAACCAAATCATCCCTGGATTAAAGGCATCTCTTTCGACCGCATTAGAGATATATTTCCCGTTGGCTGGTCGTCTCGTCAAAGTAAACAATCACGAAGACAACACGCTGTCGGTGTACATCGACTGTGACGGTTCAGGTGCCAAATTTGTCCATGCAAAAGCCGAATCTGTCTCCGTGAATGATGTCCTTCAGTCA TCGTATGGCTCTGTTACTAATTTCATATCGCTTTTTTTCCCTGCAAACAACGCCGAAAGCCATGACGCCCTTGTCTCGGAGCCCTTGCTTGCATTGCAAGTCACCGAGATAAAAAATGGAGTCTTCATCAGTTTTGGTTACAATCACTTGGTGGCCGATGGTTCTTCCTTCTGGAGTTTCTTCCACACTTGGTCCAAGATTTGTCTTAACGGTTCGGTTTCTAATATTAAGACTCTTGTTCTAAGAAATTGTTTCCTTGACACGATTGATTACCCGGTACATATTCCGGTTTCGGAGATGGAGACGCCACCACGTTGTAAAACTACAACcaaagagagaatttttcacttctccaaaaataaaattcaagatCTCAAAGAGAAAGCCAACAACGAAATTGGCACCATTTTTCCGAAAATCTCATCTCTTCAAGCGGTTGTGGCATATCTATGGCTATCAATCATCAGCCACAGTGGTCTCAaccgagaagaagaaacacaatgCAAAGTAGCGGCGGATATGAGACAAAGGCTAAACCCTCCTCTCAAGAAAGAGTGCTTTGGGAATGTAATCGATCTC